One region of Daphnia pulicaria isolate SC F1-1A chromosome 7, SC_F0-13Bv2, whole genome shotgun sequence genomic DNA includes:
- the LOC124351021 gene encoding protein tramtrack, alpha isoform-like isoform X2: MGPSSGVQEYCLRWNNHHSTLVSVMDALLQKGSLVDVTLAAEGKSIQVHRLVLCACSNYFQELLSLHWDKQAVVFLKDVKFDHLQALVDYMYRGEVNVSQDQLAAFLNTAEALKIKGLADGDRDRKNEKRILEKAMRSSSPSSSSITRPPKRVRKQSKEDSPPIDKTQLPQHNLPSLVRIPPTVTTSTAASNDRNDSPVPSPTDSRPDDDMHSNSAADNLNIEIDDGEEYSIVEPKIETELEADYSGGSGDEEDWSDSEYPSRIDASRGEQGWNDDADGHMSGEGQSHLDHGDLNNSARGSEESSSSPVVRSGDRGAGGGSSGTGNSTARKKKYAPNEQGRYVCTQCGRSYAAYHNLMRHMRYECGLPPRFPCHVCGRFFRRKDDLQRHIARIHGILDGAAAMLLASDGIKQDE; the protein is encoded by the exons atgGGACCGAGCAGTGGGGTGCAAGAGTATTGCCTAAGGTGGAACAACCATCATAGTACATTGGTCTCTGTGATGGATGCTCTACTTCAAAAGGGCAGCCTGGTTGATGTCACTTTGGCTGCCGAAGGAAAGTCCATTCAAGTGCATCGTCTGGTTTTATGTGCCTGTTCAAACTACTTTCAG GAATTACTCTCATTACATTGGGACAAgcaagctgtggtatttctaAAAGATGTTAAGTTTGATCACTTGCAAGCGCTGGTGGACTACATGTACAGGGGAGAAGTGAATGTATCCCAGGATCAGCTAGCTGCATTTCTGAACACCGCAGAGGCCTTAAAAATCAAAGGGTTAGCTGATGGTGATAGGGAtcgaaagaatgaaaaaagaattctcGAGAAAGCCATGCGCTCCTCTTCTCCATCATCGTCGTCGATTACTAGGCCCCCCAAGCGCGTTCGCAAGCAATCCAAAGAAGATTCCCCGCCAATTGATAAGACTCAGCTACCTCAACACAATTTGCCTTCTCTTGTCCGTATCCCACCTACTGTCACAACTTCCACTGCTGCCTCTAACGATAGGAATGACAGTCCAGTCCCTTCCCCAACAGACAGTCGCCCTGACGATGACATGCACTCGAATTCAGCGGCCGACAACCTTAATATTGAAATTGACGACGGCGAGGAATATTCGATTGTGGAACCCAAAATTGAAACGGAACTCGAAGCTGACTACAGTGGAGGCAGCGGCGATGAAGAAGATTGGAGTGATTCCGAGTACCCATCCAGAATCGATGCGTCTCGTG GAGAACAAGGCTGGAATGACGATGCTGACGGACACATGAGTGGTGAAGGACAATCGCATTTGGACCATGGAGACCTAAACAATTCAGCAAGAG GGTCGGAGGAGTCGTCGTCATCGCCGGTGGTTCGTTCTGGAGATAGAGGAGCCGGAGGAGGGAGTAGCGGCACTGGCAACAGCACGGCCCGGAAGAAGAAATACGCACCAAATGAGCAGGGCCGTTACGTCTGCACGCAATGCGGGCGCTCCTACGCCGCCTATCAT AATCTGATGCGACACATGCGCTACGAATGCGGACTTCCTCCTCGATTTCCGTGCCACGTCTGCGGCCGTTTCTTTCGCCGCAAAGACGATTTGCAACGCCATATCGCACGGATTCACGGCATCCTGGACGGAGCAGCCGCCATGCTTCTAGCCAGCGACGGAATCAAACAggatgaatga
- the LOC124351021 gene encoding protein tramtrack, beta isoform-like isoform X1 yields the protein MGPSSGVQEYCLRWNNHHSTLVSVMDALLQKGSLVDVTLAAEGKSIQVHRLVLCACSNYFQELLSLHWDKQAVVFLKDVKFDHLQALVDYMYRGEVNVSQDQLAAFLNTAEALKIKGLADGDRDRKNEKRILEKAMRSSSPSSSSITRPPKRVRKQSKEDSPPIDKTQLPQHNLPSLVRIPPTVTTSTAASNDRNDSPVPSPTDSRPDDDMHSNSAADNLNIEIDDGEEYSIVEPKIETELEADYSGGSGDEEDWSDSEYPSRIDASRGEQGWNDDADGHMSGEGQSHLDHGDLNNSARGLVGRWTKQSHVRAPPNMTHHLHQHEATTADVNTTTNTNRSKSRKKVLPNQLGRYECHRCGRSYNLYGNLRRHWRYDCGDQPPQFACTLCGRLFRRRSNLRAHAVRSNCQPLTPVNI from the exons atgGGACCGAGCAGTGGGGTGCAAGAGTATTGCCTAAGGTGGAACAACCATCATAGTACATTGGTCTCTGTGATGGATGCTCTACTTCAAAAGGGCAGCCTGGTTGATGTCACTTTGGCTGCCGAAGGAAAGTCCATTCAAGTGCATCGTCTGGTTTTATGTGCCTGTTCAAACTACTTTCAG GAATTACTCTCATTACATTGGGACAAgcaagctgtggtatttctaAAAGATGTTAAGTTTGATCACTTGCAAGCGCTGGTGGACTACATGTACAGGGGAGAAGTGAATGTATCCCAGGATCAGCTAGCTGCATTTCTGAACACCGCAGAGGCCTTAAAAATCAAAGGGTTAGCTGATGGTGATAGGGAtcgaaagaatgaaaaaagaattctcGAGAAAGCCATGCGCTCCTCTTCTCCATCATCGTCGTCGATTACTAGGCCCCCCAAGCGCGTTCGCAAGCAATCCAAAGAAGATTCCCCGCCAATTGATAAGACTCAGCTACCTCAACACAATTTGCCTTCTCTTGTCCGTATCCCACCTACTGTCACAACTTCCACTGCTGCCTCTAACGATAGGAATGACAGTCCAGTCCCTTCCCCAACAGACAGTCGCCCTGACGATGACATGCACTCGAATTCAGCGGCCGACAACCTTAATATTGAAATTGACGACGGCGAGGAATATTCGATTGTGGAACCCAAAATTGAAACGGAACTCGAAGCTGACTACAGTGGAGGCAGCGGCGATGAAGAAGATTGGAGTGATTCCGAGTACCCATCCAGAATCGATGCGTCTCGTG GAGAACAAGGCTGGAATGACGATGCTGACGGACACATGAGTGGTGAAGGACAATCGCATTTGGACCATGGAGACCTAAACAATTCAGCAAGAG GATTAGTCGGCAGGTGGACGAAGCAATCGCACGTTCGCGCGCCACCGAACATGACCCACCACCTCCACCAGCACGAGGCCACCACTGCCGACgtcaacaccaccaccaacaccaaTCGATCCAAGTCGCGAAAGAAGGTTTTGCCGAACCAGCTGGGCAG GTACGAGTGCCATCGATGCGGCCGCTCTTACAACCTGTACGGCAACCTTCGACGCCATTGGCGCTACGACTGCGGCGATCAGCCGCCCCAGTTTGCCTGCACGCTTTGCGGCCGCCTATTTCGACGCCGTTCCAATCTGCGAGCTCACGCCGTCCGCAGCAACTGCCAGCCCCTCACTCCCGTCAACATTTGA
- the LOC124351021 gene encoding protein tramtrack, beta isoform-like isoform X3, protein MGPSSGVQEYCLRWNNHHSTLVSVMDALLQKGSLVDVTLAAEGKSIQVHRLVLCACSNYFQELLSLHWDKQAVVFLKDVKFDHLQALVDYMYRGEVNVSQDQLAAFLNTAEALKIKGLADGDRDRKNEKRILEKAMRSSSPSSSSITRPPKRVRKQSKEDSPPIDKTQLPQHNLPSLVRIPPTVTTSTAASNDRNDSPVPSPTDSRPDDDMHSNSAADNLNIEIDDGEEYSIVEPKIETELEADYSGGSGDEEDWSDSEYPSRIDASRGEQGWNDDADGHMSGEGQSHLDHGDLNNSAREQVEEEESKEEDSEVEEVEVVETKEKSPYRCAKCGRGYSRRHNRDRHYQIECGQPGRFLCPICSMSFTRKNNVTRHLARKHQKP, encoded by the exons atgGGACCGAGCAGTGGGGTGCAAGAGTATTGCCTAAGGTGGAACAACCATCATAGTACATTGGTCTCTGTGATGGATGCTCTACTTCAAAAGGGCAGCCTGGTTGATGTCACTTTGGCTGCCGAAGGAAAGTCCATTCAAGTGCATCGTCTGGTTTTATGTGCCTGTTCAAACTACTTTCAG GAATTACTCTCATTACATTGGGACAAgcaagctgtggtatttctaAAAGATGTTAAGTTTGATCACTTGCAAGCGCTGGTGGACTACATGTACAGGGGAGAAGTGAATGTATCCCAGGATCAGCTAGCTGCATTTCTGAACACCGCAGAGGCCTTAAAAATCAAAGGGTTAGCTGATGGTGATAGGGAtcgaaagaatgaaaaaagaattctcGAGAAAGCCATGCGCTCCTCTTCTCCATCATCGTCGTCGATTACTAGGCCCCCCAAGCGCGTTCGCAAGCAATCCAAAGAAGATTCCCCGCCAATTGATAAGACTCAGCTACCTCAACACAATTTGCCTTCTCTTGTCCGTATCCCACCTACTGTCACAACTTCCACTGCTGCCTCTAACGATAGGAATGACAGTCCAGTCCCTTCCCCAACAGACAGTCGCCCTGACGATGACATGCACTCGAATTCAGCGGCCGACAACCTTAATATTGAAATTGACGACGGCGAGGAATATTCGATTGTGGAACCCAAAATTGAAACGGAACTCGAAGCTGACTACAGTGGAGGCAGCGGCGATGAAGAAGATTGGAGTGATTCCGAGTACCCATCCAGAATCGATGCGTCTCGTG GAGAACAAGGCTGGAATGACGATGCTGACGGACACATGAGTGGTGAAGGACAATCGCATTTGGACCATGGAGACCTAAACAATTCAGCAAGAG AGcaggtggaagaagaagaatcaaagGAAGAAGATTCTGAAGTGGAGGAGGTGGAGGTGGTGGAAACCAAGGAAAAATCGCCTTACCGTTGTGCCAAATGCGGCCGCGGCTATAGTCGGCGCCACAACCGCGATCGCCACTACCAGATCGAGTGCGGACAGCCAGGGCGCTTCCTCTGCCCGATCTGCTCGATGTCCTTTACGCGCAAGAACAACGTGACTCGCCATTTGGCGAGGAAACACCAAAAACCCTAG
- the LOC124348426 gene encoding senecionine N-oxygenase-like isoform X1, translating into MRIGKRLEIMDHPATARIAIIGAGPSGLSQMRAFALLESSGQKIPEIVCFEKQNDWGGMWNYTWRTGFDKYGEPVHGSMYRHLWSNAPKECHEFADYSFDHHFSKSIPSFIPREAFRDYILGRAEESNMRRCIQFNTVVSYVEFDREKEIFHVRKKNLTTGKSSIEDFDYVIVAVGHFSMPNVPYVEGIETFPGQVIHSHDFRDARQFAEQSILVIGGSLSAEDIALQTFKFGAKSITISYRTKPIGCKWPSKIEEKPLLTRMEGRSAHFPDGSERDFDSIILCTGYKHHFPFLNDDLRLVTTNCFYPSQLYKGIFFQEQPRLIYLGMQNLYFSLSLFDAQTWYVRDVILGRIPFPNKLQRAEDMLSWKTREEKIKDKLDALDFQTAYLKELTSATDYPLDDLRLSGTAATFKNFLDDKESNIINYRDKQYTSSITGTKAVMHPTPWMEVNNYSSVDFL; encoded by the exons ATGAGAATAGGCAAACGCCTTGAAATCATGGATCATCCCGCGACCGCGAGAATCGCTATCATTGGAGCAGGTCCAAGTGGATTGTCTCAAATGAGAGCGTTCGCCTTGTTAGAGTCAAGTGGCCAGAAAATTCCGGagattgtttgttttgaaaagCAAAACGATTGGGGTGGGATGTGGAATTACACGTGGAGAACGGGATTCGATAAATACGGAGAACCTgt acaCGGAAGTATGTATCGCCATTTATGGTCGAACGCACCTAAAGAATGTCACGAATTTGCCGACTATAGTTTCGatcatcatttttcaaaatcaatccCGTCTTTCATACCGCGGGAAGCATTCCGTGACTACATTCTTGGGAGAGCTGAAGAATCAAATATGCGACGGTGTATTCAATTCAATACCGTGGTAAGTTATGTGGAGTTTGACCGcgagaaagaaatttttcatgtCCGAAAGAAGAATCTAACTACGGGGAAAAGCAGCATCGAGGACTTTGATTATGTTATTGTTGCCGTTGGCCATTTTTCGATGCCAAATGTCCCTTACGTAGAGGGGATAGAAACGTTCCCCGGCCAAGTCATTCATAGTCACGACTTTCGCGATGCTAGACAATTTGCTGAGCAGAGCATCCTTGTTATTGGTGGAAGTCTTTCCGCCGAAGATATCGCATtgcaaacatttaaatttggtGCCAAATCCATAACCATCAGTTACCGAACGAAGCCCATTGGATGCAAATGGCCGAGTAAAATCGAAGAAAAGCCACTCCTTACCAGAATGGAAGGAAGATCAGCTCATTTTCCTGATGGGAGTGAACGCGACTTTGACTCCATCATCCTTTGTACCGGCTATAAacatcattttccttttttgaatgACGACCTAAGGCTTGTCACTACGAATTGTTTCTACCCTAGCCAGCTCTATAAAGGTATTTTCTTCCAAGAACAGCCACGTCTGATATACCTTGGAATGCAAAATTTATACTTCAGCTTATCGCTATTCGATGCTCAGACATGGTATGTTCGGGATGTCATACTTGGCCGGATACCATTTCCAAATAAATTACAGCGCGCAGAAGACATGTTGTCGTGGAAAACTCGtgaggaaaaaattaaagataaaCTAGACGcgttagattttcaaacagccTACTTGAAAGAACTGACTAGTGCTACTGATTATCCCCTTGATGATTTGCGTTTAAGTGGAACAGCAGCTACATTTAAAAACTTCCTGGACGATAAAGAGTCGAACATTATTAATTATCGCGACAAGCAATATACTTCATCGATTACAGGCACTAAAGCGGTAATGCACCCAACTCCATGGATGGAAGTAAACAATTACTCAAGCGTTGATTTTCTATAA
- the LOC124348426 gene encoding senecionine N-oxygenase-like isoform X2, with protein sequence MDHPATARIAIIGAGPSGLSQMRAFALLESSGQKIPEIVCFEKQNDWGGMWNYTWRTGFDKYGEPVHGSMYRHLWSNAPKECHEFADYSFDHHFSKSIPSFIPREAFRDYILGRAEESNMRRCIQFNTVVSYVEFDREKEIFHVRKKNLTTGKSSIEDFDYVIVAVGHFSMPNVPYVEGIETFPGQVIHSHDFRDARQFAEQSILVIGGSLSAEDIALQTFKFGAKSITISYRTKPIGCKWPSKIEEKPLLTRMEGRSAHFPDGSERDFDSIILCTGYKHHFPFLNDDLRLVTTNCFYPSQLYKGIFFQEQPRLIYLGMQNLYFSLSLFDAQTWYVRDVILGRIPFPNKLQRAEDMLSWKTREEKIKDKLDALDFQTAYLKELTSATDYPLDDLRLSGTAATFKNFLDDKESNIINYRDKQYTSSITGTKAVMHPTPWMEVNNYSSVDFL encoded by the exons ATGGATCATCCCGCGACCGCGAGAATCGCTATCATTGGAGCAGGTCCAAGTGGATTGTCTCAAATGAGAGCGTTCGCCTTGTTAGAGTCAAGTGGCCAGAAAATTCCGGagattgtttgttttgaaaagCAAAACGATTGGGGTGGGATGTGGAATTACACGTGGAGAACGGGATTCGATAAATACGGAGAACCTgt acaCGGAAGTATGTATCGCCATTTATGGTCGAACGCACCTAAAGAATGTCACGAATTTGCCGACTATAGTTTCGatcatcatttttcaaaatcaatccCGTCTTTCATACCGCGGGAAGCATTCCGTGACTACATTCTTGGGAGAGCTGAAGAATCAAATATGCGACGGTGTATTCAATTCAATACCGTGGTAAGTTATGTGGAGTTTGACCGcgagaaagaaatttttcatgtCCGAAAGAAGAATCTAACTACGGGGAAAAGCAGCATCGAGGACTTTGATTATGTTATTGTTGCCGTTGGCCATTTTTCGATGCCAAATGTCCCTTACGTAGAGGGGATAGAAACGTTCCCCGGCCAAGTCATTCATAGTCACGACTTTCGCGATGCTAGACAATTTGCTGAGCAGAGCATCCTTGTTATTGGTGGAAGTCTTTCCGCCGAAGATATCGCATtgcaaacatttaaatttggtGCCAAATCCATAACCATCAGTTACCGAACGAAGCCCATTGGATGCAAATGGCCGAGTAAAATCGAAGAAAAGCCACTCCTTACCAGAATGGAAGGAAGATCAGCTCATTTTCCTGATGGGAGTGAACGCGACTTTGACTCCATCATCCTTTGTACCGGCTATAAacatcattttccttttttgaatgACGACCTAAGGCTTGTCACTACGAATTGTTTCTACCCTAGCCAGCTCTATAAAGGTATTTTCTTCCAAGAACAGCCACGTCTGATATACCTTGGAATGCAAAATTTATACTTCAGCTTATCGCTATTCGATGCTCAGACATGGTATGTTCGGGATGTCATACTTGGCCGGATACCATTTCCAAATAAATTACAGCGCGCAGAAGACATGTTGTCGTGGAAAACTCGtgaggaaaaaattaaagataaaCTAGACGcgttagattttcaaacagccTACTTGAAAGAACTGACTAGTGCTACTGATTATCCCCTTGATGATTTGCGTTTAAGTGGAACAGCAGCTACATTTAAAAACTTCCTGGACGATAAAGAGTCGAACATTATTAATTATCGCGACAAGCAATATACTTCATCGATTACAGGCACTAAAGCGGTAATGCACCCAACTCCATGGATGGAAGTAAACAATTACTCAAGCGTTGATTTTCTATAA
- the LOC124348428 gene encoding oocyte zinc finger protein XlCOF6.1-like: MGLFETIMATECSLIDFKEKIEAAVSMVPSMTAEEKLRAVQLWNILSEKLQEIVNSSAADINALSFQEPPASVGAPNFFFYPPSKQSQTQEENPGPFSSENNHVQLSNKFPIRESMETDNSLASFSDIQCADDESIHMDGMCPLTLPLSIEERSELTPSDILPDADKEKIKQFECTICGVSFRTKGHLLDHGRKHTGERPFHCTHCGSTFTTGSNLKRHVKSHIGDKTWTCLECGAKFLEKKTLLVHMRRHTGEKPYQCLTCNKRFSQLSILQSHMASHADQRCHLCELCGKSFRQKSQMKTHLLRHKGDEVKKYPCQECSMSFLTSSDFRRHTRVHTGERPFICDLCGKKFTRMETLNEHKNRHNGIKPFVCSICDKAFSEASGYGKHMKKHTAKTTESETLEVNDT; this comes from the exons ATGGGGCTATTCGAAACAATCATGGCTACTGAATGTTCGTTGATTGATTTCAAGGAAAAG atTGAAGCAGCTGTGTCTATGGTTCCTTCTATGACTGCAGAAGAAAAACTTAGAGCAGTCCAGCTTTGGAATATTTTATCTGAGAAGCTTCAAGAAATAGTGAATAGTTCAGCTGCAGATATTAATGCACTTTCATTTCAGGAGCCCCCTGCGTCTGTTGGAGctccaaattttttcttttatccacCGTCAAAACAGTCACAAACTCAAGAAGAAAACCCAGGACCTTTTAGCTCAGAGAATAATCATGTACAACTATCAAACAAGTTTCCCATTAGAGAGAGTATGGAGACTGATAATTCACTGGCCAGCTTTTCTGACATTCAATGCGCTGATGATGAGTCAATTCATATGGATGGGATGTGTCCTTTGACACTTCCTTTGAGCATTGAGGAAAGGAGTGAGCTGACTCCTTCTGACATTCTACCAGATGCTGataaggaaaaaatcaaacagtttGAGTGTACAATATGTGGAGTTTCATTCAGAACTAAAGGGCATCTGTTAGACCATGGTAGAAAGCATACAG GTGAAAGACCATTTCATTGCACCCATTGTGGAAGTACCTTTACCACAGGAAGCAATCTCAAAAGACATG TTAAGTCCCATATTGGTGATAAAACTTGGACATGTTTAGAATGTGGAGCAAAattccttgaaaaaaaaacattgctgGTTCACATGAGAAGACACACTGGGGAAAAACCATATCA GTGCTTAACGTGCAACAAGCGTTTTAGTCAACTGAGTATTTTACAGTCTCATATGGCTTCGCATGCTGATCAAAGATGTCATTTATGTGAATTATGTGGAAAATCATTCCGGCAAAAATCACAAATGAAAACACATTTGCTCAGACATAAAGGAGacgaagtaaaaaaatatccatGTCAAGAATGCTCCATGTCTTTCCTAACAAGCA GTGACTTCCGGCGCCACACTCGCGTCCACACCGGGGAAAGACC TTTCATCTGTGACCTATGTGGGAAAAAATTTACGCGGATGGAGACCTTAAACGaacataaaaatcgacacaacgGTATCAAACCATTTGTTTGCTCAATATGTGACAAAG CGTTTTCAGAAGCCTCGGGTTATGGAAAACACATGAAAAAACACACCGCTAAAACAACCGAGTCAGAAACCTTAGAAGTGAATGACACATAA